In the genome of Synergistaceae bacterium, the window GGTAATAACCGCAGCATGACTTAACTGTTTGCCGTCAGGCGCTCAAATCATTGGCCCATGTCCATTTATGGCTGTTATAATGGAGATCAAGAGCAGGACACTGCTGGGGGAGTATAGTTGGCATATATAAACGGAGAGGCCAGTTCGTCTAAAATCCGCGGTGTAGTGATAGCAACGCTTTTTATTGCCGTTCTTGTTTTTGCCGCAAGGGTATATTTCAGTTTGCATGAGCCGCTAAAAGCCGAGCGCGAGTCATTCAGGCTGGGTACGATAGTCAGGCTGAATGTGTGGGGCGAAAATAAGGCGTCGTTGGATGCTGCGCTTGATGCTTCGATGGCTGAGATAGTACGTCTTGAATCTCTTTTTTCGGTAAATATTGCAACCTCTGACATTTCCAGAATCAATTCCAATTCCGGCGGAAGGATCAAAGTCAGCCCTGAGACCGGGGAGCTTATTGCCCTTGCACTCAAAAATGCAGGTGAGACCGGTGGAGCGTTTGATCCCACAATAGGTCCGGTCGTGAGGCTATGGGGGATCGGCACGAAAAACGCCCATGTCCCTGCCGACAGTGAAATAGATGCTGCGCGTGAGCTGGTCGATTACAGGCGAGTTTCCTGTTATAAACAAAACGGAGGCTGCTATGCGGCGGTCGGCAGGGGACAGCGGTTTGACCTCGGAGGCATAGCAAAGGGCTGGATCGCAGACAGGGTAGCCGACCTGCTGCGCAAGCACGGCATCACATCCGCTCTTATAGATCTTGGCGGTAATTTGTACGTGATCGGAAAATCACCGAAGGGGCATGCGTGGAAAATTGGGCTGCAACATCCCGACAAGCCGCGCGGCGAATATTTTGGTACGATCGACGTAGAGGATATCTCAGTCGTGACCTCGGGTCCCTATGAGAGATATTTTGAAAAAGACGGGGTGCGCTATAACCATATATTTGACCCGTCGACGGGGCGGCCTGTGCAGTCAGGTCTTGTTTCGGTCTCGGTCATATCTAAAAGTTCCGCCGACGCGGATGCGCTGTGTACGGCCATGTTCGTGATGGGCCCGGAGAAGAGCGTGGCGTTCCTGCGTGAACACAGGGATTTAGAAGCTGTGCTGGTTGTCGGTGCAGAGAAGAAGGTTTTTATAACTCAAAATATTGAAAATAAATTCAGCCTGACGGATGGCGGCATGATGCTGGAAGTTATCAACGGAGCTGTAAAGTGAGGCGCGGGGACAGATCAATGCTTGTAATTTTTGTGCTGCTGCTTGCTGTTGGTACGTTTCTGTGGCTGGCACAGACGTTCGTTGCATCGCCGGAGATGCTGAGAGCAGATGTCATTCAGAATCGCAAGGTAATAAAAAGTTTCATGCTTGATGCCAAAGCAGCGCCCGAGGAATTAACTATAAAATACAATGGCGGATACAATACAATATACGTTGAAGGCGGCAGGATAGCTATAATAGATGCAGACTGCCCTGATAGGGACTGTGTGCGCCGCGGATGGCTGAAACATGCGGGAGAGAGTACGATCTGTCTGCCGCACCGGCTTGAGATAAGGATATCAGGCAGGTCAGATGTTGACGGGGTGTCGTACTGATGAGTCTGCGTAACGTTATCATTACAGGGCTTCTGATTGCGCTTGCCTTGGTTTTTAACCTCGTGGAGGGAGCTTTGCCGCTTCCGCTGCCAGGAATCAGGCTCGGAGCTGCAAATGTGTTCGCGCTTGTTGCTCTTGTGCTGCTTGGCGTGAAAGAGGCCTTTGCCGTCACGTTGCTGCGGGTCTGTCTCTCCTGGCTCATAACGGGCAACTGGTTTGCTTTCCTTTGCAGTATGGCCGGTGGGTTGCTTGCGACTATCATGATGGTGGTGCTTTACACAAAATCCCGCAAGGAGTTTACACTGCCTTGGATAAGCGTCGCAGGGGCATGGGCATTCAACGCAGGGCAGATAACCGTCATCACTTATCTTGTAGGCGACGTGCGCATACTTATATATGCTGTGCCTTTGTTCATAGCCGGGACCCTGGCCGGCTGGGCCGTAGGGATCCTGGCCCAGATCCTTTGCGACAGGATGGGTAAAATTATTCTGAAATAAACATTGTCGGCATATTTGCCGGCTAAAAGACAGTAATTGGAAAGGATGGGCGTTATGAAAATAACGATTGACGAGGCGATATTTGCAGTTTTTCCGGATGCAAGCATCGGATGGCTCACAGCGGAGGTGCATGTGCAGCCGAAGAGCGAGTACATCGAAGGAATGAAGAGGTCTCTCGTCGGCAGGCTCAACGATATCGGCATATCGGCCGATACCATGATGCTTCATCCGGATGTTGCCGGTTGGCGGGAGGTCTACCGCAAAATGGGCGTTAAACCGAGTAAATATCAGAGCTCGCTCGAATCACTCCTGCGCCGCACCTTCAAGGGGGACATCTGGGCTGTCTTAACCGTAGTAGACTGCTACAACTGCGTCTCTGTGATGAACCTGCTCCCTATGGGTGCCTATGACATGGACAGGATCAAGGGTAACCTTACACTGCGATTCGGCATGGAAGGTGAAAAATTTTATCCGCTTGGTGCAGGAGACAGTGTTATTGATGTAGACCAGAAAAACGTCGTCTACGCAGATGATGAAAAAATCTGCTGCTGGCTCTGGAATTATCGGGACACACGCCGGGCCTCTGTTTCAGAGAATACAAAACGCGCCCTATTTCTCGTCGATAACGCGTTCGAAACGGAGTGGCGCACAGTCCGGCAGGGGCTTGAAGCGCTCGGTGCCGAGCTTGAAAAAACAGGCAGCAAAATAATACAGCTTGGCGTTGCGAACGCGATAAATCCGAGTGCAGAGCTTGACTGATGGCAAATATAGGCTGTTGCGGCATGGACTGCGATACG includes:
- a CDS encoding FAD:protein FMN transferase, yielding MAYINGEASSSKIRGVVIATLFIAVLVFAARVYFSLHEPLKAERESFRLGTIVRLNVWGENKASLDAALDASMAEIVRLESLFSVNIATSDISRINSNSGGRIKVSPETGELIALALKNAGETGGAFDPTIGPVVRLWGIGTKNAHVPADSEIDAARELVDYRRVSCYKQNGGCYAAVGRGQRFDLGGIAKGWIADRVADLLRKHGITSALIDLGGNLYVIGKSPKGHAWKIGLQHPDKPRGEYFGTIDVEDISVVTSGPYERYFEKDGVRYNHIFDPSTGRPVQSGLVSVSVISKSSADADALCTAMFVMGPEKSVAFLREHRDLEAVLVVGAEKKVFITQNIENKFSLTDGGMMLEVINGAVK
- a CDS encoding NusG domain II-containing protein — its product is MLVIFVLLLAVGTFLWLAQTFVASPEMLRADVIQNRKVIKSFMLDAKAAPEELTIKYNGGYNTIYVEGGRIAIIDADCPDRDCVRRGWLKHAGESTICLPHRLEIRISGRSDVDGVSY
- a CDS encoding Gx transporter family protein, translated to MSLRNVIITGLLIALALVFNLVEGALPLPLPGIRLGAANVFALVALVLLGVKEAFAVTLLRVCLSWLITGNWFAFLCSMAGGLLATIMMVVLYTKSRKEFTLPWISVAGAWAFNAGQITVITYLVGDVRILIYAVPLFIAGTLAGWAVGILAQILCDRMGKIILK